In Phaeobacter inhibens DSM 16374, the following proteins share a genomic window:
- the dapB gene encoding 4-hydroxy-tetrahydrodipicolinate reductase, with amino-acid sequence MAASRTDIPGIVITGASGRMGQMLIKTIADHPRAHLVGAVEREGHDWVGQDVGLAMGGSEIGITVTDDAPAAFAKAQAVIDFTSPEATIAFAGMAAEAGVVHVIGTTGMNDAQIAQLEPASRHSVQMRAGNMSLGVNLLVQLTKKVAAALDEDFDIEVIEAHHHHKVDAPSGTALMLGEAAAEGRGVTLSEVSDSGRDGITGARKRGDIGFSAIRGGDIVGEHDVLFAGQGERIVLRHLATDRAIFARGAIKAALWGQGKEPGQYDMLDVLGL; translated from the coding sequence ATGGCAGCTTCCCGCACAGACATACCCGGCATCGTGATCACCGGCGCCTCTGGGCGCATGGGGCAGATGCTGATCAAGACCATTGCGGATCATCCCCGCGCGCATCTGGTCGGTGCAGTGGAGCGGGAAGGTCACGATTGGGTCGGTCAGGATGTGGGGCTGGCCATGGGCGGGTCTGAAATCGGCATCACAGTGACCGACGACGCGCCTGCGGCCTTTGCCAAGGCGCAAGCGGTGATCGATTTCACCAGTCCTGAGGCGACCATCGCCTTTGCCGGGATGGCCGCTGAGGCCGGTGTCGTCCATGTCATCGGCACCACCGGGATGAACGACGCACAGATCGCCCAGTTGGAACCAGCCTCACGTCATTCGGTGCAGATGCGGGCCGGCAACATGAGCCTGGGTGTAAACCTCCTGGTTCAGCTGACCAAAAAGGTTGCCGCCGCCCTTGATGAGGATTTCGATATCGAAGTGATTGAGGCGCATCACCATCACAAAGTCGATGCGCCCTCCGGCACCGCGTTGATGCTGGGCGAAGCAGCTGCGGAGGGGCGCGGCGTGACACTCTCAGAAGTCAGCGACAGCGGGCGCGATGGCATCACCGGCGCGCGCAAACGTGGTGATATCGGTTTCAGCGCGATTCGAGGTGGAGATATCGTCGGGGAACATGATGTGCTGTTTGCTGGTCAGGGAGAGCGTATCGTGCTGCGCCATCTTGCGACGGATCGTGCGATATTTGCCCGCGGCGCCATCAAGGCTGCACTTTGGGGGCAGGGGAAGGAACCAGGCCAGTACGACATGCTGGATGTGCTGGGCCTCTGA
- a CDS encoding putative quinol monooxygenase, which translates to MIIEIRRYWLHPGKREAFIHIFERVNRPALRDAGMLVFGPMRDLADPDVVHWMRAFATLSDRERIKDGFYDGPVWLKDVEPRVMPLIAHFEASAVETTEGFETFSGSASLL; encoded by the coding sequence ATGATCATCGAGATCCGCCGCTACTGGCTGCACCCCGGCAAACGCGAAGCCTTTATTCACATCTTTGAACGGGTGAACAGACCAGCATTGCGCGATGCGGGCATGCTGGTTTTTGGCCCGATGCGCGATCTGGCAGATCCGGATGTCGTCCACTGGATGCGCGCCTTTGCAACGCTATCAGACCGCGAGCGCATCAAGGACGGATTTTATGATGGGCCAGTCTGGCTGAAGGACGTGGAACCGCGCGTGATGCCGCTGATCGCCCATTTCGAGGCCTCGGCGGTTGAGACCACCGAAGGGTTCGAGACGTTCAGTGGCTCTGCGTCCCTGCTCTGA
- a CDS encoding phosphodiester glycosidase family protein — MALAFWAAPAAAVDCRNIAYDDNRYTICEVDVTKDELRLFLKDGAGDVYGHFSAIETDLADKGQTLPFATNAGMYHRDRSPVGLYRDGDEEEMRLITTPGPGNFGLLPNGVLCIGAARTDVIETLTFAETNPPCRYATQSGPMLVIDGALHPRFLPNSTSYFIRNGVGTSADGQRVVFAISQNAVTFHQFGSLFRDHLKLPNALYFDGNISRLHAPQINRSDAGFMMGPVVGVVADGTESDAATN; from the coding sequence ATGGCGCTGGCCTTCTGGGCCGCGCCTGCTGCGGCGGTGGACTGCCGCAACATCGCCTATGACGACAACCGCTACACGATCTGCGAGGTTGACGTGACCAAGGACGAGCTGCGCCTGTTCCTGAAGGATGGCGCCGGAGACGTCTACGGTCATTTCTCGGCGATCGAAACCGATCTGGCTGACAAAGGACAGACACTGCCCTTTGCCACAAATGCCGGTATGTATCATCGCGACCGCTCCCCCGTCGGATTGTACCGGGACGGTGACGAGGAGGAGATGCGGCTGATCACAACCCCCGGTCCGGGAAATTTCGGACTGCTGCCCAACGGGGTGCTATGTATCGGTGCTGCCCGCACGGATGTGATCGAAACGCTGACCTTTGCCGAAACCAACCCACCATGCCGCTATGCCACGCAATCTGGCCCGATGCTGGTGATCGATGGCGCGTTGCACCCGCGGTTTCTGCCGAACTCGACCTCGTATTTTATTCGCAACGGCGTCGGGACCAGCGCCGACGGGCAGCGCGTGGTCTTTGCCATCTCGCAGAACGCTGTGACGTTTCACCAGTTTGGCAGCCTGTTCCGGGATCACCTGAAACTGCCAAACGCGCTGTATTTTGATGGCAATATTTCGCGGCTACACGCCCCGCAGATCAACCGCAGTGATGCCGGCTTCATGATGGGGCCGGTAGTGGGCGTGGTGGCAGATGGCACGGAGAGCGACGCGGCGACCAACTGA
- the purH gene encoding bifunctional phosphoribosylaminoimidazolecarboxamide formyltransferase/IMP cyclohydrolase codes for MTDLHPVRRALLSVSDKTGLIDLGKALAARGVELLSTGGTAKTLRDAGLTVKDVSEITGFPEMMDGRVKTLHPMVHGGLLALRDNDTHVAAMEEHGIGAIDLLVVNLYPFEETVAKGGDYDSCIENIDIGGPAMIRAASKNHLFVNVVVDVEDYEPLLAELDKNDGQTSYGFRQWLAQNAYARTAAYDAAVSNWMADALNLEAPRRRAVAGQLAQTLRYGENPHQQAAFYLDGSARAGVATAQQVQGKELSYNNINDTDAAFELVSEFAPADGPAVAIIKHANPCGVARGETLKDAYQKAFDCDRTSAFGGIVALNQPLDGETAQEIVQIFTEVVIAPGASDEAKAIFAAKKNLRLLLTDGLPNPQDTGLTTRQVSGGMLVQDKDVGHRAMDDLKVVTEKAPTDVQMQDLLFAWKVAKHVKSNAIVYVKSGQTVGVGAGQMSRLDSATIAGVKAQRMADALELPESLAKGSAVASDAFFPFADGLLEAAANGATCVIQPGGSMRDDEVIKAANEAGLAMVFTGMRHFRH; via the coding sequence ATGACCGACCTTCACCCCGTACGCCGTGCGTTGCTTTCCGTATCCGACAAGACTGGGTTGATCGACCTGGGTAAGGCCCTGGCGGCACGTGGCGTCGAGCTGCTCTCAACCGGCGGGACGGCCAAGACGCTGCGCGACGCAGGGCTGACCGTGAAAGACGTGTCAGAGATCACCGGTTTTCCGGAAATGATGGATGGCCGGGTCAAGACGCTTCACCCGATGGTGCATGGTGGTCTGCTGGCACTGCGGGACAACGACACCCATGTCGCTGCGATGGAAGAGCATGGGATTGGCGCCATCGACCTTCTGGTGGTGAACCTCTATCCGTTTGAGGAAACCGTGGCCAAGGGCGGCGACTACGACAGCTGCATCGAGAACATCGACATCGGCGGCCCGGCGATGATCCGTGCTGCGTCCAAGAACCACCTGTTCGTGAACGTTGTGGTGGATGTCGAGGACTACGAACCGCTGCTTGCAGAGTTGGACAAAAACGACGGCCAGACCTCCTATGGCTTCCGTCAGTGGTTGGCGCAGAACGCCTATGCTCGCACAGCTGCATATGATGCTGCGGTTTCAAACTGGATGGCCGACGCACTGAACCTTGAGGCGCCGCGCCGCCGCGCTGTAGCAGGGCAACTGGCGCAGACGCTGCGCTATGGCGAGAATCCGCATCAGCAGGCTGCCTTTTATCTGGATGGCTCCGCCCGCGCAGGCGTCGCCACGGCGCAGCAGGTGCAGGGCAAGGAGCTGTCCTATAACAACATCAATGACACTGATGCCGCCTTTGAGCTGGTCAGCGAGTTTGCACCCGCTGATGGCCCGGCCGTGGCGATCATCAAACACGCCAACCCCTGTGGCGTGGCCCGCGGCGAGACGTTGAAGGATGCGTATCAGAAGGCCTTTGACTGCGACCGGACCTCTGCTTTTGGCGGTATCGTCGCGTTGAATCAGCCGCTGGACGGAGAAACCGCGCAAGAGATCGTCCAGATCTTCACGGAAGTCGTCATCGCCCCCGGTGCCTCGGATGAGGCCAAGGCGATTTTTGCTGCCAAGAAGAACCTGCGTCTGTTGCTGACCGATGGTCTGCCCAACCCGCAGGATACCGGTCTGACCACCCGTCAGGTGTCCGGCGGTATGCTGGTACAGGACAAGGACGTCGGCCACCGTGCCATGGACGACCTGAAGGTGGTCACCGAGAAGGCCCCGACGGATGTGCAGATGCAGGATTTGTTGTTTGCCTGGAAGGTTGCAAAACACGTGAAATCCAACGCCATCGTCTATGTTAAATCTGGCCAGACCGTTGGTGTCGGCGCCGGCCAGATGAGCCGCCTGGACAGTGCCACCATCGCAGGCGTGAAAGCGCAGCGCATGGCGGACGCGCTAGAATTGCCCGAAAGCTTGGCCAAAGGCTCTGCCGTGGCGTCTGATGCGTTCTTTCCCTTTGCCGATGGTCTGCTTGAGGCTGCGGCAAACGGCGCAACCTGCGTAATCCAGCCAGGTGGCTCCATGCGCGACGATGAGGTCATCAAAGCCGCCAACGAGGCCGGTCTGGCGATGGTCTTCACCGGCATGCGCCATTTCCGCCACTAA
- a CDS encoding heparinase II/III family protein, whose product MSRYDRMARRGTRLLNRYYARRARRQPGATAFVSQPEPRTIGSFARGRQLVAGNLLFAGYLVESPTTALWDVVAPDLAFDAERHGFAWLDDLAAVGDFRAREKAQLWVWGWIDTHGNGSGPGWSPDLTGRRVIRWINHALFLLAARTADQSEAFFGALSRQTWFLSRRWQGASPGLPRFEALTGLIYAGLALKGHEDQVDPALKALAEECASQIDEQGGLPTRNPEELLEVFTLLTWAAAALQDAGRGVPPAQLAAIERIAPTLRTLRHADGGLARFHGGGRGLEGRLDHALAASHVTTRHADGLAMGYARLSGRRTSVIIDASVPPKGRASWNGHASTLAFELTSGRRPLIVNCGSGETFGVEWRRAGRATPSHSTLCIEGHSSARLAPPERGSGHEIMTEAPDNVPLDLSDLEDGYRFQGGHNGYERHFGLTHARTLELAVDGRGLAGEDMLLALDARNKRRFDKAMDAHSLGGIGFEIRLHLHPDVDAALDLGGAAVSMALKSGEIWVFRHDGTCELKLEPSVYLEKTRLKPRAAKQIVLSGRAMNYATRIRWTLSKAQETAVAVRDLNRDDPALTD is encoded by the coding sequence ATGTCCCGATACGATAGAATGGCGCGGCGCGGCACCCGCCTGTTGAACCGATATTATGCACGGCGCGCGCGGCGGCAGCCGGGCGCAACCGCTTTTGTCTCGCAACCCGAGCCACGCACCATTGGTAGCTTTGCCCGCGGGCGTCAGCTGGTTGCAGGTAATCTTCTGTTTGCGGGATATTTGGTCGAATCTCCTACGACTGCGCTCTGGGATGTTGTGGCACCTGATCTTGCTTTTGATGCTGAACGCCACGGGTTTGCCTGGTTGGACGATCTGGCAGCCGTCGGGGATTTTCGCGCCCGGGAAAAGGCGCAACTCTGGGTCTGGGGGTGGATCGACACCCACGGCAATGGCAGCGGGCCGGGCTGGTCGCCTGATCTGACGGGCCGTCGGGTCATCCGCTGGATCAACCATGCGCTGTTCCTGCTGGCGGCCCGCACCGCCGATCAATCGGAAGCGTTTTTCGGTGCCCTGTCCCGGCAGACATGGTTCCTGTCCCGCCGCTGGCAGGGGGCCTCCCCCGGCTTGCCACGCTTTGAGGCGCTCACCGGGTTGATCTATGCTGGCCTCGCCCTCAAGGGGCATGAGGATCAGGTTGACCCGGCCCTGAAGGCCCTGGCCGAGGAATGCGCCAGTCAGATTGATGAACAGGGAGGTCTGCCGACACGCAACCCGGAGGAGCTGCTAGAGGTTTTTACCCTGCTGACCTGGGCTGCGGCGGCGCTACAGGATGCCGGACGCGGCGTCCCGCCTGCGCAACTGGCCGCAATTGAGCGTATCGCACCGACTCTGCGCACATTACGTCACGCCGATGGTGGTTTGGCACGATTTCATGGCGGTGGTCGCGGGCTGGAGGGACGGTTGGATCACGCATTGGCCGCCAGCCACGTCACAACGCGTCACGCCGATGGGTTGGCAATGGGCTATGCGCGTTTGTCCGGGCGGCGCACCTCGGTGATCATCGACGCATCGGTCCCGCCCAAGGGGCGCGCCTCTTGGAATGGTCATGCCTCGACCCTAGCGTTTGAGCTGACATCCGGTCGCCGACCGCTGATCGTCAACTGCGGCTCGGGCGAAACCTTCGGTGTTGAATGGCGGCGTGCCGGGCGGGCAACCCCGTCCCATTCCACGCTCTGTATCGAAGGGCACTCCAGCGCCCGACTGGCCCCGCCGGAACGCGGCAGTGGCCATGAGATTATGACAGAGGCGCCAGATAACGTGCCGCTGGATCTGTCTGATCTGGAAGATGGCTATCGCTTCCAGGGCGGGCACAATGGCTACGAGCGCCATTTCGGCCTGACCCATGCACGCACGCTGGAGCTGGCGGTGGATGGCCGTGGTCTGGCCGGTGAGGACATGCTTCTGGCGCTGGATGCCCGCAATAAACGGCGTTTTGACAAGGCAATGGATGCACATTCTCTGGGTGGTATCGGCTTTGAGATCCGCCTGCACTTGCACCCGGATGTGGATGCAGCCCTTGACTTGGGGGGCGCGGCAGTATCCATGGCGCTCAAGAGCGGGGAGATCTGGGTGTTCCGTCATGATGGAACCTGCGAATTGAAGCTGGAACCCAGCGTGTACCTGGAAAAAACCCGCTTGAAGCCGCGTGCGGCAAAACAGATCGTTCTCTCCGGGCGGGCAATGAACTATGCCACGCGCATCCGGTGGACGCTCAGTAAGGCGCAGGAGACTGCCGTTGCCGTGCGAGACCTGAACCGGGACGACCCCGCGTTAACTGACTGA
- the lspA gene encoding signal peptidase II, producing MRAKVMIWAAILALLADQISKYLVVRVMDVANRGGIDVLPPLLRFRYGENTGINFGLFGGGTDTTRWVLIGLSLVICVVLVIWIVRLPANARMMQLSAGLVIGGALGNVVDRLLYGYVLDFLNMSCCGINNPFVFNVADIFIFAGAVGLILFDGRQKNPA from the coding sequence ATGCGAGCCAAAGTGATGATCTGGGCCGCGATATTGGCGCTGCTTGCCGATCAGATCAGCAAATATCTGGTGGTGCGGGTCATGGATGTGGCCAATCGTGGTGGCATTGATGTGCTGCCACCGCTGCTGCGGTTTCGCTATGGCGAGAACACGGGCATCAATTTCGGTCTGTTTGGCGGTGGCACCGATACGACGCGGTGGGTTCTTATCGGTCTGTCATTGGTGATTTGCGTGGTGCTGGTGATCTGGATCGTCCGTCTGCCTGCCAATGCCCGCATGATGCAGCTTTCAGCCGGTCTCGTGATCGGTGGTGCGCTTGGCAATGTGGTGGACAGGCTGCTCTACGGGTACGTGCTGGATTTCCTCAATATGTCCTGCTGCGGTATCAATAACCCCTTTGTCTTCAACGTTGCGGACATCTTCATCTTTGCTGGTGCAGTCGGCTTGATCCTATTTGACGGGCGGCAGAAAAACCCTGCGTGA
- a CDS encoding RsmB/NOP family class I SAM-dependent RNA methyltransferase: MSNATQARRRAIHLLDEVLGEGKLLSECYAAGALDKLPAEERARTQRLATDTLRNLERADRILQKHLKKATPLTVHNALRIGTVELCQGGAAHGVVNEMVDIVSRHRRHGKLKGLVNAVLRKVADHGPAEWAKLRVPRLPKWLRSPLSQAWGAPAMLQIEAAHLAGAPLDLSPKPGADLSALEAVLLPTGSYRIHNSVQVSGLPGFATGDWWVQDAAAALPAQILAAKPGESVLDLCAAPGGKTMQIAAAGANVTAVDQSAGRMARLSENLERTGLEATVVVGDALEQTGQYDAVLLDAPCSATGTIRRHPDLPHAKDGSGFGALIELQAQMLAHAWSLVKPGGRLIYCTCSLLPDEGECQVEDALEMFPDMSVGDRIRDIEGIDPDWITEEGGVRLRPDYWSDLGGMDGFYMAELRKSAA, encoded by the coding sequence ATGTCCAACGCAACCCAAGCCCGCCGCCGTGCCATTCATCTGCTTGATGAGGTGCTGGGGGAAGGCAAGCTGCTGTCCGAATGTTACGCAGCGGGCGCATTGGATAAACTGCCCGCAGAGGAGCGCGCGCGCACCCAGCGGCTGGCAACAGACACACTGCGCAATCTGGAACGTGCCGACCGGATCCTGCAGAAGCACCTGAAAAAAGCGACACCCCTGACGGTGCATAATGCCCTGCGGATCGGTACGGTTGAGCTGTGCCAGGGCGGTGCTGCGCATGGTGTGGTCAATGAGATGGTCGATATCGTTTCCCGTCACCGTCGCCACGGCAAGCTAAAGGGGTTGGTCAATGCGGTATTGCGCAAGGTGGCCGATCACGGGCCTGCCGAATGGGCAAAACTGCGGGTGCCGCGTCTCCCGAAATGGCTCCGCAGCCCGCTGTCGCAGGCCTGGGGGGCACCGGCCATGTTGCAGATCGAGGCCGCCCATCTAGCAGGCGCGCCGCTGGATCTTAGCCCTAAGCCCGGCGCGGATCTTTCAGCGCTTGAGGCGGTTTTGCTGCCAACGGGATCTTATCGTATCCACAATTCCGTTCAGGTCTCAGGCCTGCCCGGATTTGCGACAGGGGATTGGTGGGTTCAGGACGCCGCAGCAGCGCTGCCTGCGCAAATTTTGGCGGCGAAGCCCGGCGAATCGGTGCTGGATCTCTGCGCCGCTCCTGGGGGTAAGACGATGCAGATCGCTGCTGCCGGGGCCAATGTGACGGCGGTGGATCAGTCTGCCGGGCGGATGGCGCGGCTTTCAGAGAATCTTGAGCGTACGGGCCTTGAGGCCACCGTTGTTGTAGGGGATGCGTTAGAACAAACCGGTCAATATGACGCGGTTCTGCTGGACGCGCCTTGCTCTGCCACGGGGACAATCCGTCGTCACCCTGATTTGCCCCATGCCAAAGACGGCAGCGGTTTCGGCGCGCTGATTGAATTGCAGGCACAGATGCTCGCCCACGCCTGGAGCTTGGTGAAACCCGGCGGTCGGTTGATCTATTGCACCTGTTCGCTGTTGCCGGATGAGGGCGAGTGTCAGGTTGAAGATGCGCTTGAGATGTTTCCGGATATGTCCGTCGGTGATCGGATCCGCGACATTGAAGGCATTGACCCCGACTGGATAACCGAAGAAGGCGGGGTGCGCCTACGGCCTGACTACTGGTCCGATTTGGGCGGCATGGATGGTTTCTACATGGCCGAATTGCGCAAATCTGCGGCCTGA
- a CDS encoding DUF1674 domain-containing protein: MSDAEKTETENLPPAAQRALAEAAERRKAAEAEAANRPVELGGRDGPDPARYGDWEKKGIAIDF; this comes from the coding sequence ATGAGTGACGCTGAAAAAACCGAAACCGAAAATCTGCCCCCAGCTGCACAGCGTGCGCTGGCAGAGGCTGCCGAACGGCGTAAGGCCGCCGAGGCCGAAGCTGCCAACCGCCCGGTTGAGCTGGGCGGTCGCGATGGTCCCGATCCTGCGCGCTATGGCGACTGGGAGAAAAAAGGAATCGCTATCGATTTCTGA
- the rbfA gene encoding 30S ribosome-binding factor RbfA, with protein MAKNKLHEGSGPSQRQLRVGELIRRALSEIFARGDLHDPDLNRLSITVGEVRTSPDLRIATAYVLPLGGKGQEDTLKLMARNKGELRRMIGKKLALKFTPELRFQLDDTFDRMDDTRRMLSQDAVRRDIGE; from the coding sequence ATGGCTAAGAACAAACTCCACGAGGGCTCAGGGCCCTCACAACGTCAGCTCCGCGTCGGCGAATTGATTCGCCGCGCCTTGTCCGAAATCTTTGCACGCGGTGACCTGCATGATCCCGACCTGAACCGGCTGTCGATCACTGTCGGCGAGGTTCGCACTTCGCCCGATCTACGCATTGCCACGGCTTATGTGCTGCCGCTTGGTGGCAAAGGGCAGGAAGACACGCTCAAGCTGATGGCCCGCAACAAGGGCGAACTGCGACGTATGATCGGCAAAAAGCTGGCGTTGAAATTCACGCCGGAGCTGCGATTCCAGCTGGATGATACCTTTGACCGGATGGATGACACCCGGCGGATGCTGTCGCAGGACGCGGTGCGCCGCGATATCGGCGAGTGA
- a CDS encoding M16 family metallopeptidase, producing MIPPMKPLIRRITRATAVVAALVALDSADLAATGLVQSAQAQAQDAATQSDASDMVTSFVLDNGMQVVVIEDHRAPVVQHMVWYRAGSADEPVGQSGVAHFLEHLLFKATDKLAAGELSATVAANGGRDNAFTSYDYTAYFQRVAADRLGLMMQMESDRMVNIRLTEQDIETEREVILEERNQRTDSEPRALFREQLNAAQYLNHRYGQPIIGWRHEMEELDMADALSFYGTYYAPNNAILVVSGDVDPEEVRRLAQETYGQIPANPDLPDRVRSKEPPQTAARRIIFKDPRVAQPFVQRSYLAPERDNGAQERAAALYLLAELLGGGSTSYLTNALQFDQQVAVYTGVFYSDVSLDDTTFDFLVVPGADVSLEEAEAALDATFARFLEEGVDEAQLERIKLQLRAAEIYARDNVDGIANRYGRALASGLTVEDVQAWPRILQSITADEIIAVAREVLQPEVSVTGWMMRDEEVSQ from the coding sequence ATGATCCCCCCTATGAAACCTTTGATCCGGCGGATCACCCGGGCCACCGCAGTTGTCGCGGCCCTTGTCGCTCTGGACAGCGCCGATTTGGCGGCTACCGGTCTGGTTCAGAGCGCGCAGGCGCAGGCGCAGGACGCTGCTACTCAATCTGATGCAAGCGATATGGTCACCAGCTTTGTTCTCGATAACGGGATGCAGGTCGTTGTGATCGAAGATCACCGCGCGCCTGTCGTGCAGCATATGGTCTGGTACCGTGCAGGCTCCGCCGATGAGCCGGTAGGCCAGTCCGGCGTTGCACATTTTCTGGAACATTTGCTGTTCAAGGCCACCGATAAGCTGGCGGCCGGTGAGCTTTCGGCCACGGTTGCTGCGAACGGCGGCCGGGACAACGCCTTCACCAGCTATGACTACACGGCGTATTTCCAGCGTGTCGCGGCTGACCGCCTGGGGCTGATGATGCAGATGGAGAGCGACCGAATGGTCAACATCCGCCTCACCGAGCAGGATATCGAGACCGAGCGGGAGGTCATTCTGGAGGAGCGCAACCAGCGTACCGACAGCGAGCCGCGGGCGCTGTTTCGTGAGCAGTTGAACGCCGCGCAATATCTCAACCATCGGTATGGTCAGCCCATTATTGGCTGGCGTCATGAGATGGAAGAGCTGGACATGGCGGATGCGCTCTCGTTCTATGGAACCTATTACGCGCCGAATAATGCCATTTTGGTTGTGTCCGGTGACGTCGATCCGGAGGAGGTGCGCCGCCTAGCACAGGAGACCTATGGGCAGATCCCGGCCAATCCGGATCTGCCGGACCGTGTCCGCAGCAAGGAGCCGCCGCAGACCGCCGCCCGGCGCATTATCTTCAAAGATCCGCGTGTGGCGCAGCCTTTTGTCCAGCGCTCCTATCTGGCGCCGGAACGCGACAACGGTGCTCAGGAACGTGCAGCGGCGCTCTATCTTCTGGCCGAACTCTTGGGCGGTGGCAGCACCTCTTACCTGACCAACGCGCTGCAGTTTGATCAACAGGTGGCGGTCTACACCGGGGTGTTCTATTCCGACGTATCACTGGATGACACCACCTTTGACTTTCTGGTCGTTCCAGGGGCCGATGTCAGCCTTGAGGAGGCCGAGGCTGCGTTGGATGCCACCTTTGCCCGGTTTCTCGAAGAAGGCGTCGATGAGGCGCAGCTGGAGCGGATCAAACTGCAATTGCGTGCCGCAGAAATCTACGCCCGCGACAATGTCGACGGGATCGCCAACCGCTATGGGCGAGCACTGGCGTCGGGTCTGACGGTTGAGGATGTGCAGGCCTGGCCGCGTATCCTGCAATCCATCACCGCAGACGAGATCATTGCCGTCGCTCGCGAGGTGCTGCAACCCGAGGTTTCAGTGACGGGTTGGATGATGCGTGACGAAGAGGTAAGCCAATGA
- a CDS encoding DUF3035 domain-containing protein has translation MRIPFGVIVLMGALAVSACGQKGLRDLRPAGTGPDEFMVLPAKPLAEPTNYQTLPQPTPGAANLTDRNPKGEAVAVLGGNPAALVPGEGIPASDGALVTAVSRYGVDPDVRADLAARDAKKRKRENRTARFKLFPVDRYQEAYKREAIAPDQVSERFRRAGFETPSAPPAE, from the coding sequence ATGCGGATCCCTTTTGGTGTGATTGTTCTGATGGGCGCGCTGGCCGTATCTGCCTGCGGGCAAAAAGGGCTGCGCGATCTGCGCCCTGCTGGAACCGGCCCGGATGAGTTCATGGTCTTGCCCGCGAAACCACTGGCCGAACCGACCAACTATCAGACGCTGCCGCAACCGACACCCGGCGCAGCCAATCTCACCGACCGAAACCCGAAGGGTGAAGCGGTTGCAGTGCTTGGCGGCAACCCTGCTGCGCTGGTCCCGGGAGAAGGCATTCCCGCCAGTGATGGCGCTTTGGTCACCGCCGTGAGCCGCTATGGCGTTGACCCCGACGTTCGCGCTGATCTCGCTGCGCGCGATGCAAAGAAACGCAAGCGCGAAAACCGCACTGCGCGGTTCAAGCTGTTCCCGGTCGATCGCTACCAAGAGGCCTACAAGCGCGAGGCCATCGCCCCGGATCAGGTCAGCGAGCGTTTCCGCCGCGCCGGTTTTGAGACGCCATCGGCCCCACCGGCAGAGTAA